One Cricetulus griseus strain 17A/GY chromosome 5, alternate assembly CriGri-PICRH-1.0, whole genome shotgun sequence genomic window carries:
- the Sertad4 gene encoding SERTA domain-containing protein 4 — protein MTLVLSMNRFCEPIVSEGAAEIAGYQTLWEADSYRGVSPPGPAQLPLQGDRGASPQLAGSHYRGIPNPISTSKVTYFKRKYTEEEDSHPTLSSCSRKTISIFEERAHILYMSLEKLRFIDDPEVYLRRSVLINNLMKRIHGEILMQSSWCLPACSLSGASAQEWFLAQDCPYRKRPRVAKEEWEKLHTCCFYQECGGHCLNLPLSVSAGVGSPSATATPPSSSSPSPSSSSLSSPSSASSSSSPLPLPSCSHHVDFDVGSTPIYKSDGQIPANEIFVTSIRSLGVQEKVKFNGGKVSHDTSRDSDGQEPLGNDLDFECKSQFYDYFETGYNEKNHMSESWKKSLRKKELSPSNKLCCGKGSKM, from the exons ATGACGCTGGTTCTGTCCATGAATAGATTCTGCGAGCCCATTGTCTCAGAAGGAGCTGCTGAAATTGCTGGGTACCAAACGCTATGGGAGGCTGACAGCTACAGAGGTGTGAGCCCCCCAGGGCCAGCACAGCTTCCTTTGCAGGGAGACCGAGGAGCCAGCCCTCAACTGGCAG GATCACATTACAGGGGAATTCCAAATCCTATAAGCACATCCAAGGTCACATATTTCAAGAGGAAGTACACAGAAGAGGAGGATTCTCACCCAACACTCAGCAGCTGCAGCCGTAAA ACCATCTCCATTTTTGAGGAGCGAGCGCACATCCTTTACATGTCCCTGGAGAAGCTCAGGTTCATCGATGACCCCGAGGTGTACCTGCGGAGATCTGTCCTCATCAACAACCTGATGAAGAGGATCCATGGGGAGATTCTCATGCAGAGCAGCTGGTGCCTCCCTGCCTGTTCCCTCAGTGGCGCCTCTGCCCAAGAGTGGTTCCTGGCTCAAGACTGCCCGTACCGCAAACGGCCCCGGGTGGCCAAAGAGGAGTGGGAAAAGCTCCACACGTGCTGTTTTTACCAGGAGTGTGGTGGTCACTGCCTGAATCTGCCCCTTTCTGTCAGTGCTGGCGTTGGAAGCCCTTCAGCCACTGCCacacccccctcctcctcctctccctccccctcctcctcctccctctcctccccctcctctgcctcctcctcctcttcccctctgccATTGCCTAGTTGCTCCCACCATGTGGACTTTGATGTAGGCAGCACACCTATTTACAAGAGCGATGGCCAGATACCGGCCAATGAAATTTTTGTCACTAGTATTAGGTCCCTTGGTGTCCAGGAAAAGGTCAAATTCAACGGTGGGAAAGTAAGTCATGACACCAGCAGAGACAGTGACGGCCAAGAACCTCTGGGAAATGACCTTGATTTTGAGTGCAAAAGCcaattttatgattattttgagACTGGATATAATGAGAAAAACCACATGAGTGAGTCTTGGAAAAAGTCTTTGAGGAAAAAGGAACTTTCCCCAAGCAATAAACTGTGCTGCGGCAAAGGGAGTAAGATGTGA